The genome window AAATTACATGTTATTCCGTGTTTATTCAAAAAATTTGAATTAAATCTTAAATATGATGATTTCCTATACGGAATGATGCGTAAGGATGCAAATCCTAACAAATAAGACGCGCGTGACCCAGTAGAACGAATTTGTGACCATGAACGCATTTTTGCGTTATGGACGTGAGAGGGAATCTCTCGAGTTCTGCGCTTGGGGTCACGCCATTTTCAATTTCTTGCAAATTGCATTTTGCAGTATCTGATAATCAAAAATTTAAATTTATAGCAAAAGGCTAGTAGCTGATTTGAAAAAGGACATATTCACAAGCAAGCTGCCTCATCTCCGAAAGCAGCCGCAACCTGACGCCGTAGTTCAGAGTCACGTTGAGACGATTCAAGGAAATGGATTTTCTTGGATTGACATTCAAAACCCCGACAGGGCAGAAATTGTGAAACTCGGACAGATGTACAACTTTAACGAGCTAAACTTGGATGACTCTATCTCAAAGATTCAGCTTCCAAAAATAGACAACTATGACGATCATTCCTTTATCATTTTGCATTTTCCTCCAATGGTTCTAAAAAGAGGACTGCCGAGATTCAACCAGCTTGCAATATTTATCGGAAAAGACTTTCTGGTCACCATTCATTATGGAGATCTAAAGCCTTTGGTTGAAATGTTTGCCATGTGCAAGGAAAACGTACAGCACAGAAACGAGCTACTTGGAAAATCCCCCGGGTTTCTCTTGTACAAAATTGTAGACATTCTGGTAGATGATCTGTTGCATACATTGCGAAGAATCGTGGCAAACCTGGATGAAATAGAGGACGACGTATTTGATGAAAACAAATCAACTCCTAAAAAAATCTCAATGCTGAGGCGGGAAATCACGATTCTGAGGCGGGTGGTTCATCCGTTGAGAAAAATCGTGCTGGAGACATCAAAGAACACACAGCGATTCTCAAATCCTGAAGACGACTTGATCATTCACTTTGATGATGTAATTGACCATATAGACAAAGTTGCAGAAACATTGGATGAGGCAAAGGAAACAATGGAAATCTACAAGGACACTGACTTTATGCTCAGTACCGAAAAGGCAAACAAAATCCTTGGCGTTCTTACCATCATATTTACACTGACCATTCCGCCCTCTGTGATTGCTGCCATATATGGAATGAACGTAAACCTTCCGGGCGGAATACAGACCGGCTCGTGGACGTTTTTGGGGCCGTACACCACGCTCATTTTTGTCTTGATAATATCCGGCATCCCTGCGCTTTTCATGCTGTTCCACTTTTACAAGCGCGGATGGCTAATCGACTAGCGCCACGGGAACAGATAGTTTACTCCTGCCCAAACTACCGCTACAGTTATTGCCATTCCAATAAACCAGCCTTTTCCTTGCATGATTTTACCATTTTCCCAGATGATATTAAACTTTCAAAAATCAGAGTTAGGTTAATACTTGATGTGAAATGACCTTTTTTAGGTGGCCTTCGTAGTACAGTGGCTAGTATAGGGGACTGTGGATCCCCGGACAGGGGTTCGATTCCCCTCGAGGGCCTACAACTTTCACTTCAATTCCACCAAATTGGCAAGTCGAGGTTACGATGAAAGATCAGATGATTGGGAAAAAGAAAGGAATAATTCCTCTTCTTTTTATTTTGTTAGATTTATCAACTAAAGGTATTCACCTTGAATCCTTATAAAATATTGAAAATTCACGAATCTATTGGCAAGATTCAACATATTCTGGGGAATTGCAGCAGTAATTGCTTTTGGGTTCATAATGATGTCATTATTTGCAAATCCAAATTCTTCATTATTCCAAAACAATCCCATCATCTCTGAATGGACTGAAAACATTGAAGCCAAATTCATGGATGCTTATAATTCCACTATTCAAGAATATGGTGCAGACAAAACCGATGTCTTGGATCCGTGTAAGATGAGGGAATCCTTTGGAGACATTAATGGAATTTCAAAATGCGGCGAATCCCTTGGGGATTATAATTGTGGTGGAAGTGCAGAGTGTTTTAGTGGTACTGTAAGCAGAATAATTGACGGTGACACCATTGTTGTGGATGATGTAACTGTAAGATTTGCACTTGCTTCTGCTCCAGAACTATCAGAATCTGGCGGAGTGGAAGCAAAGCAACTCTTGGAAAATATATGTCCTGTGGGCTCTAAGGCATTAGTTGATGAGGATGACCGTCAAACAGACGGCAGTTATGGAAGAACTATAGCTAAAATCTATTGCAACGATGTGTCATTAAATGAGGAGCTTGTAAATCGGGGCTTTGGCAGTATCGATTCTCGATTCTGCACTCAAAGCGAATTTTCAGGAGAGAATTGGGCCAAAGAGCACGGCTGTTAGATATCACAAACTAGAGCGCAAGCATCACAATTGTGCTGTGTGTAAATGAGATTGAATATCCTGTATGTTGTCGCAGCATTTGCAAATTGTTGATACCACAAGACGGCATTTTCCACACTTTTGAAATTCTTTGATTTCACATCCGCATTTTCTGCACAAATCATATCTTGTTGTAAATTCCAAGCTTCCAGCCAATTTCTACATTGTTGTGATATTTATTCAGAAACAATACTGCGTAATCATAGATTATGTATCTGTAATAAGTTCTTGAATTCTTGAATATGCTTAATAGAAATTCCTACTCAATGTTGTTAGTTATGTCGTCAATGCGATCATCCGGCGAAAAGACTAAAATCGTTGGCAAAATCCGAAAGAGCTTGTCTACCAGTTTCTGGCTATTGTCTGATTGAAACGGGTTTTGCCAGCGATAACTATACCATGAAAGCAATAAAAGAAAAACTAGAACAGGCGTTTATCTATCCATATTTTATCCATGCCGGAATCGCAGATGCGGTAACAACGATTTTTGCATTACAGTTGGGATTCTCAGAACTGAATCCTTTGATATCGATGTTATTTCCAACCCAAATTGGTTTGATTCCGGCCACCTTGGTAGCGTTTGCATATCTGAGGACGCTAAGTGCTGTGTGGATGTTCAAGAAAAAGAAAAACATCAGAATCATGCTGTGGATTTCTCTTTATTTCCCAGCCGTTTTTAATGTCTTTAACATAGTGTGGCATTACCTTAATCTCGCATAGGCTTGGCAATATTTTATACAAAAAAATGATGTCATGCGTATTCTAACCTAGCTTGGCTTTTCAGATACAAATGATATCTTATGACATGTGAATCTAACCTGAATTCATACATTGTTCTTTGATCATTCTTGTGAAGCGATTCGTTACAATCATCAAATTTGACATCCAAGCGGGATTCTGTGGGTTTGTTGAATAGAAAATCCTCCTTGCCGACATCATTGATTGTGAGATCAGTATGATTTTTGAAATCACTATTATCAAGATTTTTGTCCTGTATTGATAAGCTAGAGTTCGTATCCCGTTTTGTTGTGGAATTCACGCAAGTCGATACATGTAATTTTCTAAAATCAATTTGTATTTTTTATTAAACAGACACAATAAAACAAAAGTTTTATCATTACAAATGGAACTATTATTGCTGTCTAGATAATACTGTGTGATGAGTTTAGATTATCTTTTGATGGTAAGCAAAAAAACACACGGAAAACTAAGCATTCTTGTCATCTTTGAGCTTATCTAGGATTTTGTCAATTTCATGTAATGCAAGCTTGTCTCTACCTATCACATCAAATTTTTGCAATACTGATTCAAAAAGGTCTTCCTCTTCAACCTGCTCTTTGACGAACCATTCCAGAAAAGTGGAAGTTCTGTGGTCGTTTTCTTTTTGTGCAGTATTGATTATTCTGTCAATTGACTTTGTGACGTTTTTCTCACTTTCCAAGGCAGCTCTACATACCTGTTCAAGAGATTGCATGTCCTGTGGCGGTGCTGCAATTTGAGGAATTGTGGCATGTATTCTTAACTCATTTAGGTATTGAATGATTTTCAGCATGTGCTGTCTTTCTTCAGAAGAATGACCTCGGAAAAAACATGCAGCACCATCGTAACCGTTTACTTTGCACCAAGAAGCTACCGACAGATAATAATTAGATGCATTGGCTTCAATTGCTATTTGTTCATGGAGTAATTTAGAAATCTCCTCAGAAATTTTCATATTTGTAATTATTGAGATGAATTTAAAAATTGTTTGTACATTATCATTCTAGAGAATTAGTTCAAAGTCATAAAATAGTAGTGATCTATTCTCCATGTTTATTCAACTGAATTAATAATTCTATGTGAGCGAACAAGAGTTAATTTTTCATTGAAAACCATGGATTCTCATCAATGTTTTTAGGGAAAATACAAACGAGCAATATCGATGGGACGCAATATGATCCTGTCATTTTTAGAAAAATAATACGGGATCGCACAAAATTATGGTAGGAATGTTTGAAAAGTGGTGGAAACAATTCCAAAAAAACTGCGTCTCAAAATAAGGAAGGGAATCAAAACTAAATTGATAAGGTCCTTCGAGGGCCTACATAATTTTCTTGGGAAAATTACATCAAAATTACGCATAAATTTTTGAGAAATTTGAGGGACACAAACCCTAGATCGGGGTCACCTCGAGAGAAATTTGATTTTTGTTGGCATTTCTTACTTTGTACATATAACATGCATTCGGTTCAAATCCTCAGTGACTTGGATGCACTATGGGACTGAACAGTTTTATTGAGAATAATTAATTTTATGGAGAGAAATGAAGCACATTAAAAATAACAAAATATTCTTCCAACCCTTAAATCACATCATCTAAGGGAAATATCATATGACATCAAACAATGAGATAATAATGAATCTGGATAATCAATATTTAATTGATGTTAATGAGAAAATTCTCAAAAGACATGCGAGAATAAAGAATGTCAAGGTATACATCGAGACTACTAAAAATATTGATCTTGTAATTCCAACAGTAAACAGTATTGGTAATTCTGGAAATAGAAAAGAAGATTTGATTGAAAAAGCAGCGTGCATAATGGCTGTGATTCCTTGGGCTCAAGTATTCTTTGATGGTAATAGAAGAACTGGGATTATCGCTGCAAGTAAATTTCTACGTGATAACGGATATGAATTAGATATTGATTCAGAAAACGAAAATTTGGAGTTAAGAGGTATGTTAAGTGAGATCAAGAAACAGAGCCAAACCTTGAACCAAGATATTATGAAACAGCTGTCTTTTTATATTTCAAAAAGAATTAAGCCATTATGAGTCCAAAAGATGAGCAAATCACTGATGAACTTATTGAGAAGTACTCTAAACTTTTAGATGATCTTGCTACTGATGACTAATTTCTAAAACCATTTTCGTATATTTACAAGCCTCGAAACGGATTTAATGATAATTATCTGCAAACTGCCCATTATGATCAGCAGATCCCACCTGTCTGAACTCATTCAGTGATTCTAGGTAGGATTTTGCACTTTTCATACATAACCCACCCCCGGCATTGCATGATTGGGGGGAATCAAAACTGAATTGATAAGGTCCTTCGAGGGCCTACATAATTTTCTTGGAAAAATTTCGTCAAAATCATGCCTAGTTTTTTGGAAATATTATTCGTCAACTTCCTTCTGATCACAAATGCTCCAAAAGTCGCACAGCCTGCAAGTCTGATAGCTAGGTGTTGCCTCAAACTCTTCATTTAGAATCAATTTGACTTTTTCATCAATGGCCTGCCTGACCTTCTCAACTTGTTGCTCTTCGATCGGATTCTCTACAATTTTGTCATGTTTTAGATAAAACAGCGAAGTCTTTTGTGGCTGCTTGCCGTATAATTTTTCCACACCCAAGGCATAGATGTTCATCTGTGGATCTTCCCTGACTGATTTGCTGTTTTCATAGACTCCGCCTGTCTTAAAATCAATGACCTCGAACTTGCCGTCTGGAGTTTTTTCCACCCTGTCAATAAAACCGTTAAACGGAACGCCACCTATTTCCACGGTGAATCTCTGCTCTACTGCTACTGGCGAATTTGGATTTTCTTTTGTCCACTTGAGGTATGTTCTGATCATCTCCTTTGCTTTTTCCTTTGACTGGTTCTCCTGAGTATCGTTCTGGAATCCGCCTGAGTTCCACTCTCTTGCTAATATCTTAAATGCGAGTTCCTCTGTTGGAGGTATCCCTTCGAGCTGGAGTTTTGTCAGATGCTCTGCTACTGCATGCACTGCACTTCCTAGATCAAAGTATGGTTTGGGAGGAGTGGGCACCTGCAATATGTGCGCAAATTTGAATTTCAGTGGGCAGTCAAGGTATGTCTTGATTTTCGATGCACTCAGTCTTAGCTCGTCTTTGTTAATTACGGGGGTTCTCTTTCCTTGAATCTCATCATCAAGACTTGTATCACTGTTGTCTATTTTCAGAATGTCTTCTGGCTTGAAATTCTGAATTGTCCCGTTCTCCTCAAAGTACTTTACCTTGGCAAGCTCGATTATTCTTTGAATAGCGCTCTTGAGGTGCATCTGGTTGAGCGACCTCACTGCTTTTGTCTGAAGGTCCTGCTTTATTCTCTCGATTTTCTTTTCTTCTTCAAGTAAAGCTTCTCCACTTTGGCCTTGATATTCTACGACATTGATGAGTGGATTTTTGTCAAATTTTAAGTCCTCTAGGAACTTTGAAGGCTTTGTTTCTCTGATGTTCTGACCGTACCGTTTTGCGTAGGTTATGTAAAGCAGGTTTTGCGCTCTTGTCATTGCAACATAAAGCAATCTTCTCTCTTCTTGTACATAGAGCTCCTTTTCATCCTCTGTCCTGATGACTCCTTTGGATAGATCATTTGGAACATAGAATTTTTTTGCCTGGTATCTTAGCGGAAGTTTGTTAGTTGCAACATCGACAATGAAAACCGCCGGAAACTCTTGGCCCTTGCTCTGATGTATGGTGGTGACAGATATGGAATCGTCCCCACCAACACCTTCTTTTAGCTCGATGTCGAATTGGCCCATCAAAGAAAGATACTTTATGAAATCATCAAGCTCCCCCTGGGGATTTAGAGACTCGTATTCTATTGATATGTTGTAAAACTCTTTTAGTATCAGTTGATTCCTTCTGTTTTCCGGCGTGTCTGACTGTATGAGTCGCTTGTAAAGATCAGAGACTGACACCATTATCTGGTACACCATCTCGCTGATCGTGGACTTGCTTTCAAGCTCGATTATTCTCTGAATCTGCTGTGCAATCTCCCTTATCTCGTCTTTTTGTGTAACATCAAGACTGTTACAATTTTTCAGTGTTTCAAAAACAAAGTCGATGTCTGTAGGATCGTTTCTTGCCCTCTTCATCGCAGCATGGTTGATCCTAGCTATGTTCATCTCGGAAATTCCATGGTTTTTCATCAGGCGGACAATCTCGATTCCTGCAGCAGTTGGCTTGTTTGCAATTCGCAAAAACGCCATCATATCCCTTATGACCGGGGATGAAAAGATGTTAGATTCCCCAATGAAATTAGTTGGAAGTCCATGCGCCTTTAATGACTTGGCAAACTTTTTCCCCTCTGACTTTCTTCGCGATAGTATGACAAAATCCTTGTAGGTAAGAGGACTGTCTGTTCCGTCTCTTCGTTTGATCTTCTTACCAAGAAGCTCCTTTATCGTCTTGACAACAAACTCGACTTCGGCTGACTCGTTTGCACACTGGGCAACGGTGACCTTGTCGCCTTCCTCGTATTCTGATTTGAGTTTTTTTTGTTGTCTTTCGGGCAGGCCTTCCAGCAGTTGGCTTGCAAGGCTTACTATGTTCTGCGGGCTGCGGTAATTGCGATTCAAAACAATAACTGTAGTCTTTGGGAAATGAGACTGGAAATCCTTAAAGTTTGTCAGGTATGCCCCCTGGAACCTGTATATGCTCTGGTCGTCGTCTCCGACAACTGTGACATTGCCGTCCTTTGTAATTAACTTGACAAGTTCAAGCTGTGCAAAGTTGTTGTCCTGGAATTCATCCACAAGAACATGCTTGAACTTTTTTTGATACTTTGAGAGAACGCTTGACTTCTTTTTGAAAAGCTCAATTGTCTGTATTACCATGTCGTCAAAATCAATTACTGCTTTGCTTCGCTGAAATTCTTGGTATTTGAAATAAACTTTGCATAAATCAGATAATTTGAGAAGAAAATTTCTCTCCTCATCTGAGATGTCTTTTTCCAGTTTTATCCTTATGTATTTTTGAATCTCTTCAGGAGATATCAGCTCGTCTTTGAACGTGCTAATCCCATCTATTATGGATTCAATGATTTCTACAGAATTATTCCCGATTTCCAGATACTCTAATTTGAAATCGTCAATGTGCTTAAGACCCCATACCAACTGGGATGATCTCTTGATTACGCCAGATGACATCCCGATGCCTGAATCAAGAACATTGTCCTCAAGAATCTCTTTTGCAAAAGAATGAAACGTGCTGATTTCCATCTCCGTGACATCTGTGAGTTTTTCGAGTCTCTGTTTCATCTCTTCTGCGGCTTTTTCAGAAAATGTAAGGCATAGAATTTCGGAAGGTTTTATTCCTGATTTTATAAGATGCATTACCCGCTCAATAATTACTCTGGTCTTTCCGCTTCCCGGACCGGCAATTACAAGTAGCGGGCTTCCCAAATGAGTAACAGCCTGCTGCTGTTCGGGGTTTAATGTTATGTTCATTTCTCACGCTTGATGAGTCAGGCAAATAAAAATAGTTGTTGCTAAGTCTTCATGTGTTATATCAGAAATTCAGCGGCATGATTTCCCTCTGGCGTCATCTTTATCCACCGGTTTCTTCCAATTTTCTCAACTTCGATAAATCCCCATTGTTCTTCTAATGGCTGTATGATATTTTTATCAAGGCTTGCGAATCTGGCTTGTTCGAAATTTTCTTCTCTGGCATTTACAGTAATCAGTTTGTTTTCTTCAGAAATCTTTGCCATTTCTTTCTTAGTTATTTTGCCGTCATGATTTTTTACTATCTTTAATGCCTCAACAAGTTCGTGTTTTGGCTTGTGAATTTCATATTTTGGTAATTCAACCAAATCTTTTAACCCCGTTGATTGTTGTTTTCCCTGAGTTGCAGGATAACTCTCAGGCTCTGCATAATATGGCGTAGTGTTGCTTTCTCTAAAAATCATACATGCCATCATGCACGCAATGGCTTGAATCTTTGAACCTGAGGACACGTTTACATAAATATCATTATTTGCTTCTTTTTCAAATATCTCCTTTACTGCTTTTAGGATCTGAAAAATATCCCCACGGTCAGATTCTGAGAATTCAACTTTGATCTTTTGTTTTTTGAATTCATTTACAATTTTTTCAATGTATGGCCTAGCTTTGTCTTGCACAGGATTGCTGTCGCGGATTAGCCAAATCTTATCTGCCTTCATCCTTACAGCTGGAAGTACAATTCTGTCGATTTCAAAGCCGACAGGTGCTATGTGTATGCGTAATTTTGCCAGTTTGCTCATGATGGTATGTACAGTATGCATACTATTGTGATATTATATAATAATTTCTAATCCCAAACCATTTCATGAATCGAACAACAATGTATCCAAGAATAATCAGGGAGTTCGATGATGGCCCTGACGAAAAACCAATGATTTACGGAAGTAACTAGGAAATGAAGATAACCAGATTACTTCCAAAATTCCTTGCAAAGGAATACCAAAACTATTCCCTGAACAAACTGGAGGCACAACTAGAGTACCATGCCGGAATGGCAAGGGTATGTGAGGAGATGATGCGTGATGCCCGCGAAGAACTAGACTGGCTGGAGAGAAGGCCATGAGGCATGCCCTCACAAGCGTCTCCCAGACCACTGTAATCCAAAGTTTAGAGGATGAGCTGAAAAACCACCAACAAAAGTACAACTATCACAAAAGAATTGCTGACGGATACTGCAAAATCATACAACAAACAGAACTAAAGCTGCAGGAAATCAAAAATGTGAGATGCAATGTTGGATGAGACAAAAATACGAAAATTACTGGATGATATTAGAACTGCCTATGAGATTGGATACCAAAACAACGATCTTGATACCGAGGCAGAAAAATGGGGCCAAATCCAGATTCTAGAGTGGATTTTATCAAAATGAATGCCAGCATAGTCAAGGCTGGCTACAAATAATGAGATCAAAGCTTATCTAATTCTCAATACATTTCATATCATGCCGGACACGAAAAAGAAAATAAACACAACAAAAGATGATTATGATAAAGCCTTGGCTTCTGATGATCCTACAAAAATTAGCGCCGCTGATTTAGAAAACCTAGCTAAAGAAGCCCTGAAAAAATTCAAATCGCTATGAATCCTGAATGGGTTGTTACCGGAATCATACTTTTTGGAGGAATGGCAGCTGCAGGATTCAGTTTGTATCTTAAAAGAAGAAAAGAATCTCAAATTTCAACTCCGTTTTATGATGTTAAAACAGATCTGGCAGAGTCTGAAAAAGACAAAAAATAGACTTGATGCTACGCAGAAACCAACCTAATTAGGCAGTTCCGAGGTCGGATTTATGGTTGAATGATTTTATCGCGCAATGCAGGGCGTGCAAGACTAGAATAATAATCCCTGATCAGGGGCCTTGCACCGATTTAGAGTATATGCAGTACATCAATGCGTATCATATTCAATGCAAATGTGGTAAAAATGACTGGGAACTCTTACAAAATTGAATTTACTATTTCATTAGGATTTTCTTGAGTCTAACAAATATCCCTCTTGTTCTATATGTCTCATCGAATCTGTTAAGACACAATTGACTGCAGAAATTCTTTGCAACTAGAATGTATTTTTTCGATATGATATGTGATATGCACACATAATCATTACACCGACTACATTTTTCTCTATGATTGGAACACATCATCGTCTTACACTCTGTACATAACACCGTGCTGCAATTTTTACATAAAGTTGCTCTGCATATGCCGCAAACGGTTTGAGGATTGTGTTTGTTGCAAAAGTTTTTTCTACAATCGATGCATACATGCGCGCATATCTCGCACAAAATATCTGAACACACCAAACAGGGACGATTGTGATTGTCGCATGTGGTGGAATGGCACGTTAAACAAATGGAGTTAGTGTTGTATTCACATGATTTGATTTGGCATTTTGACATTTCATCCAAAATGACATCTTCGTCGTCATATCCAAAATAGATTCTCTGATATGTCTTGTCTCCAAGGTTAAACCTGACATCCCAAACAGGTACGTAAATTAGATACGACCCGATTATGCGAACGTCATCTGATCTAGGCCTTACAATTTTTTGCCTTTGTTCGTTTTTTGCAGTTGTGTAATGTGTCCTGATTTCATTTTGTGCTGCGATTTGCTCGCGCACAGCTCGTATTGTTTCCCTCTGATTTACAAACGGTTCTGTTTTTTTGATTGTAAATCCTTTTTCCTGAACTGCTGTGTGTATTTCCGCATTTGCATAATATTTTATCAAATGTTTGAAAACTGGATCATTTTCAGGAACAATCGTACCATGAACCGCATCAACTATGACTGTTTCGACGCCGTTACTTTCTTTTGGTTTTCCAGTATTCTGATGCCGTGCTTGAACGTACAATCTGTAATTTATCACTAGATACGGTTCTAGCTTTAGTGTAGAGTCTGATGGCACGAGATCATGATTATTCATGATGTATCGCGGCGATTCGTTCCAGAAGTTAACTGGAAGCAATCTTTCACATCCTATTGTACGGCCTATTGTTACATCCTTTTGAGCGTGCATCTCGTCTGCAATCGTTCTCTTTTTGTTTGTAATGAGGCCTAGCCTTGTCTTAAAATAGTCTTCAATGTCAGTCGTCTGTTTGGAATATGCGAATTTTTTTAATCTTGTAATTTCATCATGGTCAAGCAAAACGATGTTTATTCCTTTTGTGTTCCTAACATGTTCTGCTCTTAGGGGCAAAGTATTTGCAATATCTCCAGAAGAAGCAAATATTCCGTACTTTAGATTTTCAAATTCAAGCATTTCGACAAGATGGGAAAATTGTTCAGAGCCTGGCACTTGGCCGTGCCAGTCCTTGCATGACACTCCTATGATTTCTCCGCTGGATGGTTCTTGTGCTAAAACATCCAAATCTCCAATCTGTTTTCCCTTGTGCATTATTTTGTGGGGCTGTTCTTTTATCA of Candidatus Nitrosotenuis sp. DW1 contains these proteins:
- a CDS encoding magnesium transporter CorA family protein produces the protein MKKDIFTSKLPHLRKQPQPDAVVQSHVETIQGNGFSWIDIQNPDRAEIVKLGQMYNFNELNLDDSISKIQLPKIDNYDDHSFIILHFPPMVLKRGLPRFNQLAIFIGKDFLVTIHYGDLKPLVEMFAMCKENVQHRNELLGKSPGFLLYKIVDILVDDLLHTLRRIVANLDEIEDDVFDENKSTPKKISMLRREITILRRVVHPLRKIVLETSKNTQRFSNPEDDLIIHFDDVIDHIDKVAETLDEAKETMEIYKDTDFMLSTEKANKILGVLTIIFTLTIPPSVIAAIYGMNVNLPGGIQTGSWTFLGPYTTLIFVLIISGIPALFMLFHFYKRGWLID
- a CDS encoding ferritin is translated as MKISEEISKLLHEQIAIEANASNYYLSVASWCKVNGYDGAACFFRGHSSEERQHMLKIIQYLNELRIHATIPQIAAPPQDMQSLEQVCRAALESEKNVTKSIDRIINTAQKENDHRTSTFLEWFVKEQVEEEDLFESVLQKFDVIGRDKLALHEIDKILDKLKDDKNA
- a CDS encoding thermonuclease family protein translates to MARFNIFWGIAAVIAFGFIMMSLFANPNSSLFQNNPIISEWTENIEAKFMDAYNSTIQEYGADKTDVLDPCKMRESFGDINGISKCGESLGDYNCGGSAECFSGTVSRIIDGDTIVVDDVTVRFALASAPELSESGGVEAKQLLENICPVGSKALVDEDDRQTDGSYGRTIAKIYCNDVSLNEELVNRGFGSIDSRFCTQSEFSGENWAKEHGC
- a CDS encoding restriction endonuclease encodes the protein MSKPGESFEAQIALMLHSADFVIKEQPHKIMHKGKQIGDLDVLAQEPSSGEIIGVSCKDWHGQVPGSEQFSHLVEMLEFENLKYGIFASSGDIANTLPLRAEHVRNTKGINIVLLDHDEITRLKKFAYSKQTTDIEDYFKTRLGLITNKKRTIADEMHAQKDVTIGRTIGCERLLPVNFWNESPRYIMNNHDLVPSDSTLKLEPYLVINYRLYVQARHQNTGKPKESNGVETVIVDAVHGTIVPENDPVFKHLIKYYANAEIHTAVQEKGFTIKKTEPFVNQRETIRAVREQIAAQNEIRTHYTTAKNEQRQKIVRPRSDDVRIIGSYLIYVPVWDVRFNLGDKTYQRIYFGYDDEDVILDEMSKCQIKSCEYNTNSICLTCHSTTCDNHNRPCLVCSDILCEICAHVCIDCRKNFCNKHNPQTVCGICRATLCKNCSTVLCTECKTMMCSNHREKCSRCNDYVCISHIISKKYILVAKNFCSQLCLNRFDETYRTRGIFVRLKKILMK
- a CDS encoding Fic family protein; translation: MTSNNEIIMNLDNQYLIDVNEKILKRHARIKNVKVYIETTKNIDLVIPTVNSIGNSGNRKEDLIEKAACIMAVIPWAQVFFDGNRRTGIIAASKFLRDNGYELDIDSENENLELRGMLSEIKKQSQTLNQDIMKQLSFYISKRIKPL
- a CDS encoding HFX_2341 family transcriptional regulator domain-containing protein — translated: MSKLAKLRIHIAPVGFEIDRIVLPAVRMKADKIWLIRDSNPVQDKARPYIEKIVNEFKKQKIKVEFSESDRGDIFQILKAVKEIFEKEANNDIYVNVSSGSKIQAIACMMACMIFRESNTTPYYAEPESYPATQGKQQSTGLKDLVELPKYEIHKPKHELVEALKIVKNHDGKITKKEMAKISEENKLITVNAREENFEQARFASLDKNIIQPLEEQWGFIEVEKIGRNRWIKMTPEGNHAAEFLI
- a CDS encoding ATP-dependent helicase: MNITLNPEQQQAVTHLGSPLLVIAGPGSGKTRVIIERVMHLIKSGIKPSEILCLTFSEKAAEEMKQRLEKLTDVTEMEISTFHSFAKEILEDNVLDSGIGMSSGVIKRSSQLVWGLKHIDDFKLEYLEIGNNSVEIIESIIDGISTFKDELISPEEIQKYIRIKLEKDISDEERNFLLKLSDLCKVYFKYQEFQRSKAVIDFDDMVIQTIELFKKKSSVLSKYQKKFKHVLVDEFQDNNFAQLELVKLITKDGNVTVVGDDDQSIYRFQGAYLTNFKDFQSHFPKTTVIVLNRNYRSPQNIVSLASQLLEGLPERQQKKLKSEYEEGDKVTVAQCANESAEVEFVVKTIKELLGKKIKRRDGTDSPLTYKDFVILSRRKSEGKKFAKSLKAHGLPTNFIGESNIFSSPVIRDMMAFLRIANKPTAAGIEIVRLMKNHGISEMNIARINHAAMKRARNDPTDIDFVFETLKNCNSLDVTQKDEIREIAQQIQRIIELESKSTISEMVYQIMVSVSDLYKRLIQSDTPENRRNQLILKEFYNISIEYESLNPQGELDDFIKYLSLMGQFDIELKEGVGGDDSISVTTIHQSKGQEFPAVFIVDVATNKLPLRYQAKKFYVPNDLSKGVIRTEDEKELYVQEERRLLYVAMTRAQNLLYITYAKRYGQNIRETKPSKFLEDLKFDKNPLINVVEYQGQSGEALLEEEKKIERIKQDLQTKAVRSLNQMHLKSAIQRIIELAKVKYFEENGTIQNFKPEDILKIDNSDTSLDDEIQGKRTPVINKDELRLSASKIKTYLDCPLKFKFAHILQVPTPPKPYFDLGSAVHAVAEHLTKLQLEGIPPTEELAFKILAREWNSGGFQNDTQENQSKEKAKEMIRTYLKWTKENPNSPVAVEQRFTVEIGGVPFNGFIDRVEKTPDGKFEVIDFKTGGVYENSKSVREDPQMNIYALGVEKLYGKQPQKTSLFYLKHDKIVENPIEEQQVEKVRQAIDEKVKLILNEEFEATPSYQTCRLCDFWSICDQKEVDE
- a CDS encoding DUF5658 family protein, whose amino-acid sequence is MKAIKEKLEQAFIYPYFIHAGIADAVTTIFALQLGFSELNPLISMLFPTQIGLIPATLVAFAYLRTLSAVWMFKKKKNIRIMLWISLYFPAVFNVFNIVWHYLNLA